One part of the Orenia metallireducens genome encodes these proteins:
- a CDS encoding tryptophan transporter: MSRVKLRKVIESSLLLAGGFVLHQIMPPLVAGMKPDMSLLMLFIVVLLYQDKKLTILSGLVAGIISALSTTFPGGQVANMIDKPITALAVLALVLSGKYFNLSKKFSLGIIGALGTIISGSIFLGIASLIVALPQSFMVLFISVVLPAALLNTCFLYMLYPIIAKIKGLLPKIEFDSEKETA, translated from the coding sequence ATGAGCAGAGTGAAGTTGAGAAAAGTTATTGAATCAAGTTTATTGTTGGCAGGGGGCTTTGTCTTACATCAAATTATGCCTCCTTTGGTAGCAGGAATGAAACCAGATATGAGTTTATTAATGTTGTTCATAGTTGTATTATTGTATCAAGATAAGAAATTAACAATATTATCTGGTTTAGTAGCTGGAATTATTTCTGCATTAAGTACAACTTTTCCAGGTGGTCAAGTGGCTAATATGATTGACAAACCTATTACTGCTTTAGCTGTATTGGCTTTAGTGTTGTCAGGAAAGTATTTTAACTTATCGAAAAAGTTTAGTTTGGGGATTATTGGTGCTTTAGGTACTATCATAAGTGGTAGTATATTTTTAGGTATTGCTTCCTTGATAGTTGCTTTGCCACAATCATTTATGGTTTTATTTATTTCTGTAGTATTGCCTGCTGCATTGTTGAATACTTGTTTTCTGTATATGCTATATCCTATTATAGCTAAAATTAAAGGTTTGTTACCTAAAATTGAATTTGATTCTGAAAAAGAGACAGCCTAG
- a CDS encoding ATP-dependent helicase, giving the protein MNLSLALNAKQLEAVKTTEGPVLVLAGAGSGKTRALTYRIAYLINKDVDPYNILTLTFTNKAAEDMKRKVEELIGDISKRMWMGTFHSVCVRIISQNIKALGYDSGFVIYDQNESKDLVSDIILTMNLDKEKYDAKIVLNMINKAKMNMWSKRELINNYLEIGGGSEEFYQNIGDVYLKYNEVLKDNNAFDFNDLIGKTIELFESNEDILKRYQDRFKYILIDEYQDTSPFQYKLASMLAGKHQNIFVVGDDYQSIYKFRGADMENILNFNEDYPECKTIKLEQNYRSKKNIIEASNALISNNYRQFDKKAWTEKDEGEPIIICEALNEYGEADYVAEEIDNLIRFTNYSYNDVAILYRSNHQSRVLEEAFIRRRIPYHIVGGLGFYDRKEIKDIISYLKVAVNPQDTIALKRIVNAPKRGIGAKTLDKLINHAQKYVPEFNLFSFSQEDNSLGLFDVMKDPTGVSGIGKKTAERIKQFRRDLEDVITVKESRITLPEKVDKIMKVSGYQAMLELDGSETALNRLDNLAEFLALTENYYNKNQDRDLEDFVRDLKLLSDQDDMNNSNQIKMMTVHASKGLEFPVIFIVGMEEDTFPHYRSVKTGMLEEIEEERRLCYVAMTRAADRLFMTYARERQRYGETRSMTPSRFLDEIPTELILEGNHYRNL; this is encoded by the coding sequence ATGAATTTATCCTTAGCATTGAATGCTAAGCAATTAGAAGCAGTAAAGACAACTGAAGGACCAGTATTGGTCTTAGCAGGAGCAGGAAGTGGTAAGACAAGAGCTTTAACCTATAGGATAGCCTATCTAATTAATAAAGATGTTGATCCTTATAATATTTTGACATTAACCTTTACAAATAAGGCTGCTGAAGATATGAAGAGGAAGGTTGAGGAGTTAATTGGAGACATCTCTAAACGGATGTGGATGGGAACCTTTCACAGTGTTTGTGTAAGAATTATTAGTCAAAATATAAAAGCTTTAGGTTATGATTCTGGATTTGTCATTTATGACCAAAATGAAAGTAAAGATTTAGTTTCCGATATTATATTAACTATGAATTTAGATAAAGAGAAGTATGATGCTAAAATTGTCTTAAATATGATTAATAAGGCTAAAATGAATATGTGGTCAAAAAGAGAATTGATTAACAATTATCTAGAGATTGGTGGAGGTAGTGAAGAATTTTATCAGAATATTGGTGATGTTTATCTTAAATATAATGAGGTTTTAAAGGATAATAATGCCTTTGATTTTAATGATTTGATTGGAAAGACTATTGAATTATTTGAAAGCAATGAGGATATATTAAAAAGATATCAGGATAGATTCAAATACATCTTGATTGATGAGTATCAAGATACATCTCCTTTCCAGTATAAGCTGGCAAGTATGTTAGCAGGAAAGCATCAAAATATATTCGTTGTTGGAGATGACTATCAAAGCATCTATAAGTTCCGTGGAGCAGATATGGAGAACATATTAAACTTTAATGAAGATTATCCTGAATGTAAAACTATTAAATTAGAACAGAATTATCGCTCTAAAAAGAATATTATTGAAGCATCAAATGCTCTAATATCTAATAATTATCGCCAATTTGATAAGAAAGCTTGGACTGAAAAGGATGAAGGAGAGCCGATTATTATCTGTGAAGCTTTAAATGAATATGGTGAAGCAGATTATGTAGCAGAAGAAATTGATAATTTAATTAGGTTTACTAATTATAGTTATAATGATGTTGCTATCTTATATCGTTCTAATCATCAATCGAGGGTATTAGAAGAGGCTTTTATTAGAAGAAGGATACCTTATCATATTGTTGGAGGATTAGGCTTTTATGATCGTAAGGAGATTAAAGATATTATCAGTTACTTAAAGGTTGCTGTTAATCCACAAGATACTATTGCCTTAAAGAGGATTGTTAATGCACCTAAAAGAGGTATTGGAGCTAAGACTCTGGATAAATTGATCAATCATGCTCAAAAGTATGTACCTGAATTTAATTTATTCAGTTTTTCTCAAGAGGATAATAGCTTGGGGCTGTTTGATGTTATGAAAGATCCTACTGGAGTATCAGGAATTGGCAAGAAGACAGCAGAAAGGATAAAACAATTTAGACGTGATTTAGAAGATGTCATTACAGTAAAGGAGTCAAGGATTACTCTACCAGAGAAGGTGGACAAGATTATGAAGGTGAGTGGATATCAGGCTATGTTAGAGCTTGATGGCTCAGAGACTGCTTTAAATAGATTAGATAATTTAGCTGAATTCTTGGCTTTAACAGAGAATTACTATAATAAGAATCAAGATAGAGACTTGGAGGATTTTGTTAGAGACCTTAAGCTTTTATCTGATCAAGATGATATGAATAACTCTAATCAAATCAAGATGATGACTGTTCATGCTTCTAAAGGGCTAGAATTTCCTGTTATCTTTATAGTTGGGATGGAAGAGGATACATTTCCTCATTATAGAAGTGTTAAGACTGGTATGTTAGAGGAGATAGAAGAGGAGAGAAGACTGTGTTATGTGGCTATGACTAGGGCTGCTGATAGGTTATTTATGACTTATGCTAGGGAAAGACAACGTTATGGTGAAACACGATCTATGACCCCTTCTCGTTTTTTAGATGAAATTCCAACAGAACTTATTTTAGAGGGTAATCATTATCGAAATTTATAA
- the ndk gene encoding nucleoside-diphosphate kinase: protein MKMEQTLVLIKPDAVVNRKIAKVIGRFEDKGLKIEGMKMVWIDEELAKEHYKQHISKSFLPRLISYITQAPVVAMVISGPEAIKTVRNLVGDTDPLKALPGTIRGDLALDLDSGNIIHASDSNGSAMKEIELFFTAEEIYSY from the coding sequence ATGAAAATGGAACAGACATTGGTACTTATTAAACCTGATGCAGTAGTGAATAGAAAGATTGCTAAAGTTATTGGACGGTTTGAAGATAAGGGGCTAAAGATTGAGGGGATGAAGATGGTCTGGATAGATGAAGAACTCGCTAAGGAGCATTATAAACAGCATATCTCTAAGAGTTTCCTTCCTAGATTAATATCTTATATCACACAAGCCCCAGTAGTTGCTATGGTGATTTCCGGTCCAGAAGCAATTAAGACAGTTAGAAATTTAGTAGGAGATACAGATCCTCTTAAGGCTTTACCAGGGACTATAAGAGGAGATTTAGCTTTAGATTTAGATTCAGGGAATATTATACATGCTTCTGATTCTAATGGTAGTGCTATGAAAGAGATTGAACTTTTCTTTACTGCTGAAGAGATTTATAGTTATTGA
- a CDS encoding NAD(P)-dependent malic enzyme, translated as MSLKEEALLLHKKNQGKITVNSKVEVKNREDLTLAYSPGVAEPCLEIVKDKSEVYNYTAKGNLVAVVSDGTAVLGLGDIGPEAAMPVMEGKAVLFKEFAGVDAFPICLNTKDVDEIVETVKRLEPTFGGINLEDISAPRCIEIEERLKKELDIPVFHDDQHGTAIVVLAGLINAAKSVDKKLEDLKVLVNGAGAAGLAIARLLLNVGIKDIILVDKFGALASGVKEMNTIQKELAEITNPEGKRGSLGEVIVGRDVFIGVSAPNILTKDMVESMAKDAIIFAMANPVPEINPDLAKEAGAKIIGTGRSDYPNQVNNVLAFPGIFKGALKVQAREITEQMKIAAAYGIAELIDEDELSADYVIPNPFNKKVVNRVALEVAKKAIKDGLAKRVLSEEELQKEFS; from the coding sequence GTGTCACTAAAAGAAGAAGCACTATTATTACATAAGAAGAATCAGGGAAAGATAACTGTAAATAGTAAAGTAGAAGTTAAGAATAGAGAAGACTTAACTTTGGCTTATAGTCCTGGGGTGGCTGAGCCTTGTTTAGAGATTGTTAAGGATAAATCAGAGGTATATAATTATACTGCAAAGGGTAACTTAGTAGCAGTTGTTTCTGATGGAACTGCTGTTTTAGGATTGGGGGATATTGGTCCAGAAGCTGCAATGCCAGTTATGGAAGGGAAAGCAGTCTTGTTTAAGGAATTTGCTGGAGTTGATGCTTTTCCTATCTGTTTAAATACTAAAGATGTTGATGAGATAGTAGAGACTGTGAAAAGATTAGAACCTACCTTTGGGGGTATAAATTTAGAGGATATTTCAGCACCACGCTGTATAGAGATTGAAGAAAGATTAAAGAAGGAGCTAGATATTCCTGTCTTCCATGATGATCAACATGGAACAGCAATTGTAGTCTTAGCAGGATTGATTAATGCAGCTAAATCTGTAGATAAAAAGTTAGAGGATTTGAAGGTGTTAGTCAATGGAGCAGGGGCAGCGGGATTGGCTATTGCTAGGTTATTATTAAATGTTGGAATTAAAGATATAATCTTAGTTGATAAATTTGGTGCTTTGGCTTCTGGTGTTAAAGAGATGAACACTATTCAAAAAGAGTTAGCAGAGATAACCAATCCAGAAGGTAAGAGAGGTAGCTTAGGTGAGGTAATCGTTGGTAGAGACGTCTTCATTGGTGTTTCAGCTCCTAATATATTGACTAAGGATATGGTTGAAAGTATGGCTAAGGATGCGATTATTTTTGCTATGGCGAATCCTGTTCCAGAGATAAATCCTGATTTAGCTAAAGAAGCAGGTGCTAAAATAATAGGGACTGGTCGTTCTGATTATCCAAATCAGGTCAATAATGTATTGGCTTTTCCAGGTATCTTTAAAGGTGCATTAAAGGTACAGGCAAGGGAGATTACTGAACAGATGAAGATTGCTGCTGCTTATGGTATAGCAGAATTAATTGATGAAGATGAATTATCGGCTGATTATGTTATTCCTAATCCCTTTAATAAAAAAGTGGTAAATAGGGTGGCTTTAGAGGTGGCTAAGAAGGCTATAAAGGATGGTTTGGCTAAAAGAGTTCTAAGTGAGGAAGAGTTGCAGAAAGAGTTTTCTTAA
- the rpmB gene encoding 50S ribosomal protein L28 has product MARICEICGKGSNTANSVTRRGKAKKEGGVGRNVTGIAKRTQRPNLQKVKAVVDGTTKKIKVCTSCLKAGKVERAY; this is encoded by the coding sequence ATGGCAAGGATTTGTGAAATCTGTGGAAAAGGATCTAATACTGCTAATAGTGTTACTCGTAGAGGTAAGGCTAAAAAAGAAGGTGGAGTTGGTCGTAATGTAACTGGTATTGCAAAAAGAACTCAACGACCTAACCTACAAAAAGTTAAAGCTGTTGTTGATGGTACTACTAAAAAAATTAAGGTATGTACTTCTTGCTTAAAAGCAGGCAAGGTAGAAAGAGCATACTAA
- a CDS encoding DUF1858 domain-containing protein: MKLSKETSVLKILQEYPEINQIFVAHGLGCAKCLAADYEDLETVAKANNLDLKMLLNELNNFIQNN, translated from the coding sequence ATGAAACTTAGTAAAGAGACATCTGTATTAAAAATTTTGCAGGAGTATCCAGAGATTAACCAAATTTTTGTAGCTCATGGTCTAGGATGTGCTAAGTGTTTAGCTGCCGACTATGAAGATTTAGAAACAGTAGCCAAGGCTAACAATTTAGATTTAAAGATGTTATTAAATGAATTAAATAATTTTATTCAAAATAATTGA
- a CDS encoding Asp23/Gls24 family envelope stress response protein yields the protein MTTGQELTNELGMVKISEEVISIIAGLAAMECYGLVGMAGKTIQDGLAKLLGNDHLSKGVEVETTEEGVSVDLYIIVEYGTKISEVANNIIDRVKYTLEEMTGVNVLEVNINVQGVRVNNAT from the coding sequence ATGACAACAGGGCAAGAGTTGACAAATGAGTTAGGAATGGTTAAAATATCTGAGGAAGTTATTTCAATTATTGCGGGTTTAGCTGCAATGGAATGTTATGGATTGGTAGGTATGGCTGGTAAGACTATTCAAGATGGTCTAGCAAAGTTATTAGGAAATGATCATTTAAGTAAAGGGGTTGAAGTAGAAACTACCGAAGAAGGAGTAAGTGTGGATTTATATATTATAGTAGAATATGGGACAAAAATTTCAGAGGTAGCTAATAATATAATTGATAGAGTAAAATATACTTTAGAAGAGATGACAGGGGTAAATGTTTTAGAAGTTAACATTAATGTACAAGGAGTGAGGGTGAATAATGCTACCTGA
- a CDS encoding DAK2 domain-containing protein: protein MLPDSLNKDIKQINSAKFKQMLLVATNTLKEVEDEINDLNIFPVPDGDTGTNMYLTLSNAIEEIEFTTEDSVGAVANKLAMGALMGARGNSGVILSQLLRGLADGIGNAKLLTAEVLANGLQKASDKAYQAVMKPVEGTILTVAKDVGKKAKKLASELTVVELLIEVVKEAEKSVANTPNLLHTLKEADVVDAGGKGYQMFLTGLLQGLSSDNSIIIREQVGAKSNTKVDLSQIEEFGYCTEFIVKNARVEANEFKEILSEYGDSIIAVKSGDILKVHVHAGHPGSVLEEGLKYGQLTRIKIENMSEQHEERLRKEIEAEQVDVSEEQKVVGGIGVLAVAAGEGLEVIFKKLGVANVLLGGQSMNPSIQDLLESVEEINTNKVIILPNNKNVISTAEQVKELTDKEIEVIPTRTIPQGVTAMMVFNPEGDLQEVTTEMKKEVDFVKTGEITYAVRDTKINELEINKGDILGLIEGNIEVVSSHYNQAALDLLEDMVEADDSLITIYVGEEVSSEDKKELIHNLEEVYEDFDIEIYDGYQPIYYYIISVE from the coding sequence ATGCTACCTGATTCATTGAATAAGGATATAAAGCAAATAAATTCAGCTAAATTCAAACAAATGCTACTAGTAGCAACCAATACTTTAAAAGAGGTAGAAGATGAAATCAATGATTTAAATATCTTTCCTGTTCCTGATGGAGATACAGGTACTAATATGTATTTGACCTTATCAAATGCTATTGAGGAGATAGAGTTTACTACTGAAGATTCAGTAGGAGCTGTAGCAAATAAACTAGCAATGGGGGCACTGATGGGGGCTAGGGGAAATTCTGGGGTAATCTTATCCCAGCTTTTAAGAGGGTTAGCTGATGGCATTGGTAATGCTAAATTATTGACAGCAGAAGTCTTAGCAAATGGATTACAAAAAGCGTCTGATAAGGCTTATCAAGCCGTAATGAAGCCTGTAGAAGGAACTATTCTAACAGTAGCTAAAGATGTAGGGAAGAAAGCGAAAAAATTGGCTTCAGAGTTGACTGTAGTTGAACTTTTGATAGAGGTCGTAAAGGAGGCAGAAAAGTCTGTAGCTAATACACCTAATCTATTACATACTTTAAAGGAAGCAGATGTAGTAGATGCTGGTGGTAAGGGCTATCAAATGTTTTTAACTGGGCTATTACAAGGTCTAAGCTCTGACAATTCAATTATTATAAGAGAGCAAGTTGGAGCAAAATCTAATACAAAGGTAGATTTATCGCAAATAGAAGAGTTTGGTTATTGTACTGAATTTATTGTTAAAAATGCTAGAGTCGAGGCTAATGAATTTAAAGAGATATTAAGTGAGTATGGTGACTCTATTATTGCTGTTAAATCTGGTGATATTCTAAAGGTTCATGTTCATGCAGGGCATCCAGGATCAGTATTAGAAGAAGGATTAAAGTATGGACAGTTAACTAGGATTAAGATTGAGAATATGTCTGAACAGCATGAGGAGAGGTTAAGAAAAGAGATTGAGGCAGAACAAGTAGATGTTAGTGAAGAGCAGAAAGTAGTAGGTGGAATAGGAGTTTTAGCTGTAGCTGCTGGAGAAGGATTAGAAGTTATCTTCAAGAAGCTTGGAGTTGCTAATGTACTCTTAGGTGGACAATCCATGAATCCAAGTATTCAAGACCTATTAGAGTCTGTAGAGGAGATTAATACCAATAAGGTTATTATCTTGCCAAATAATAAGAATGTTATCTCTACTGCTGAGCAGGTCAAAGAGTTAACAGATAAAGAGATTGAGGTTATTCCAACTAGGACTATTCCTCAAGGTGTGACAGCAATGATGGTCTTTAATCCAGAAGGCGACCTGCAAGAAGTTACTACAGAGATGAAAAAAGAGGTAGATTTTGTTAAGACTGGAGAGATTACTTATGCTGTTAGAGATACTAAGATTAATGAGTTAGAGATTAATAAAGGTGATATCTTGGGCTTGATAGAGGGGAATATAGAGGTTGTATCTTCCCATTACAATCAAGCAGCATTAGATTTATTAGAGGATATGGTTGAAGCTGATGATTCTTTAATTACTATTTACGTAGGAGAAGAAGTATCTTCTGAAGATAAGAAGGAATTGATACATAATTTAGAAGAGGTATATGAAGATTTTGATATTGAAATCTATGATGGATATCAACCTATTTATTATTATATTATTTCTGTGGAGTAG
- a CDS encoding DegV family protein, which produces MGKIAVVTDSTADLPSKFIEKYNINVIPLKVRLDGDEYEDGIDISREEFLDRLEESNEVPTTSQPPIGKFLDLYKFLAEEYDQILSLHFSEKMSGTIKTARLAASMLEDIDIRVIDSETVTAPLGVMVVEVAKAIKEGKQMDELIDLIAELKENVKIYFTIDDLTYLERGGRIGKATAFIGNLFNVKPMLTIDNGEITPYKRIRGDKRLYKEFKKLAKQELTNNKGHKLVVLYGKYLDNANQLKEMLTEEFDWEEVNMIQFGSVVGAHIGPTPFGMIIYK; this is translated from the coding sequence ATGGGTAAGATAGCAGTTGTAACAGACAGTACAGCAGATTTACCATCGAAATTTATAGAAAAGTATAATATTAACGTAATTCCTTTAAAGGTTAGATTAGATGGAGATGAGTATGAGGATGGTATTGATATTAGTAGAGAAGAGTTTTTAGATAGGCTAGAAGAAAGTAATGAAGTGCCTACAACATCACAGCCACCTATTGGTAAATTTCTAGATTTATATAAATTTTTGGCTGAAGAATATGATCAGATCTTATCACTTCATTTTTCTGAGAAGATGAGTGGAACTATTAAAACAGCTCGATTAGCTGCTAGTATGTTAGAGGATATTGATATCAGAGTTATTGATTCTGAGACTGTAACAGCCCCTTTAGGTGTTATGGTGGTAGAGGTGGCCAAAGCTATTAAAGAAGGTAAGCAGATGGATGAACTGATAGATTTAATAGCTGAATTAAAAGAGAATGTTAAGATTTATTTTACTATAGATGATTTAACTTATCTAGAACGTGGAGGTCGTATAGGTAAGGCTACTGCTTTTATAGGTAATCTTTTTAATGTTAAACCAATGCTGACTATAGATAATGGTGAAATAACTCCATATAAGAGAATTAGAGGGGATAAAAGGTTATATAAGGAATTTAAGAAGTTAGCTAAACAAGAATTAACAAATAATAAAGGTCATAAGTTAGTTGTATTATATGGTAAATACTTAGATAATGCTAATCAATTAAAAGAGATGTTAACTGAAGAATTTGACTGGGAAGAAGTAAACATGATTCAATTTGGTTCAGTAGTCGGTGCACATATTGGTCCAACTCCTTTTGGAATGATAATTTATAAATAA